In Ignavibacteriales bacterium, the following proteins share a genomic window:
- a CDS encoding glutamine synthetase family protein, producing the protein MNDPYALTNPLSLFLSKPREEFCREDLIKIIETKKVERITFHYTALDGKYKELKIPVGSHKQAERVLADGERVDGSSLFKGMIDTSLSDLYVVPVYKSAFLNPFDEGSLDFTCRYLLRNGSLAPFTLDTILHNASMLFKKNTGAELYAMGELEFFLLSEPASRIFLSKKQHGYHSSGPFLKSGVILDEMVRYIAQITESVKYAHGEVGYVPNVRSDLDEIKDKQAEQLEIEFLPAPIEDMGDYLVLARWLIRNVAYRHGCVATFTPKIEEGIAGNGLHVHMEVMKNGKNLMTDPDGKLSKIAKQVIGGLCTYADSLTAFGNTVSSAYLRLIPDHEAPTRVCWSDMNRSAMIRVPLGWSNLNNLALRLNPQERTTSYQNEGCQTVELRSPDGSALIHLLLAGITMAAEWGMTHDDSVASAEKVYVTGNIFKDEKLLNSLLALPTSCMGSSRLLLEKRNLYERNGIFPPSVIEFVARLLAKENDENMNRTLIDLPADDRLHETRKIMHKDLHKH; encoded by the coding sequence ATGAACGACCCGTACGCCCTCACCAACCCGTTGTCGTTGTTTCTCAGCAAACCACGAGAAGAATTCTGCCGTGAAGATCTTATTAAGATCATCGAAACAAAGAAGGTCGAACGAATCACGTTCCATTACACAGCTCTCGATGGCAAGTATAAAGAACTAAAAATTCCTGTCGGCAGCCATAAACAGGCTGAACGTGTTCTTGCTGATGGAGAGCGCGTGGATGGATCCTCGCTCTTTAAAGGCATGATAGACACGTCGCTTTCTGATCTCTATGTTGTACCGGTTTATAAATCCGCTTTTCTCAATCCATTCGATGAAGGAAGTCTCGACTTTACATGCCGTTACCTTCTTCGAAACGGAAGTCTCGCGCCATTTACACTCGATACAATCTTGCACAACGCGAGCATGCTCTTTAAGAAAAATACCGGGGCTGAATTGTATGCCATGGGTGAATTGGAATTCTTCCTTCTCAGCGAACCGGCATCACGCATCTTTCTTTCGAAGAAACAGCACGGGTACCATTCGTCCGGACCATTTCTTAAAAGCGGCGTCATTCTTGATGAGATGGTGCGATATATTGCGCAGATCACTGAATCGGTAAAGTACGCACACGGTGAAGTAGGATACGTACCAAATGTCCGCAGCGATCTCGATGAAATCAAGGATAAGCAGGCCGAACAATTGGAAATCGAATTTTTACCGGCACCGATCGAAGATATGGGCGATTACCTTGTCCTCGCCCGATGGCTCATCCGGAATGTCGCCTATAGGCATGGATGTGTTGCAACATTCACACCCAAGATTGAAGAAGGCATCGCAGGCAACGGTTTGCATGTGCATATGGAAGTGATGAAGAACGGAAAGAATCTGATGACCGATCCTGATGGAAAGCTTTCTAAAATCGCAAAACAGGTTATCGGTGGATTGTGCACCTACGCGGATTCTCTCACAGCGTTCGGAAACACCGTCTCATCGGCATATTTGAGATTAATACCTGACCATGAGGCGCCTACACGAGTGTGCTGGAGCGATATGAACCGCAGTGCTATGATCCGCGTACCGCTCGGCTGGTCGAATTTAAACAACCTTGCTCTACGTCTCAACCCGCAGGAAAGGACAACATCCTATCAGAATGAAGGATGCCAGACTGTTGAACTGCGAAGTCCGGATGGGAGCGCTCTTATTCACTTGTTGCTGGCAGGAATCACTATGGCTGCTGAATGGGGAATGACGCACGATGATTCGGTTGCATCAGCGGAGAAAGTCTATGTGACAGGCAACATATTCAAAGATGAGAAGCTCCTGAATTCACTTCTTGCCCTCCCAACGAGTTGTATGGGATCATCACGTTTACTCTTGGAAAAACGGAATCTGTACGAACGTAATGGTATTTTCCCGCCAAGCGTCATCGAATTTGTTGCAAGGTTACTAGCGAAAGAAAACGACGAGAACATGAACCGTACTCTCATCGATCTCCCGGCTGACGACCGTCTCCATGAAACACGGAAGATTATGCACAAAGACCTGCACAAACATTGA
- a CDS encoding M2 family metallopeptidase, whose protein sequence is MKYIVLFLPILFSFALISCSMRNDEKDLRAFIDRHLKIYEPKFRAMNLADWNANATGEKKYYDERAAIEVEINKIYSNKHEYENLKEWKEAGNIKDQLLQRQLILLYNNYVKNQMDTALMRKIVEKNAEIANKFNTFRPILDGKEVDDNTINNILKNETNCTKRQKAWEASKEVGKAVAPMVVELVKLRNEAAHQLGFKNYYEMSLATSEQTVNEIVSIFDELKTLTDKPFKKLKTEIDATLAKKYGIKPENIMPWHYQDRFFQEAPQMGSVNLDKYFKGKKIDELGRTFYANIGLPVDDILKNSDIYGRKGKYQHAFENDIDRSGDIRVMLSVIDNQDWMSTMLHELGHAAYSKNVSRDLPFLLRIETHTFVTEAIAMLMERQPSNADWLQTMVGISNKDKEMIRAVGQENLRMHALIFCRWTQVMMRFEKAMYENPDQDLNKLWWSLVKEYQMVTPPEGRNAPDWAAKIHLAQYPAYYHNYQLGELTASQLQHEIAKNVLKQESMNEVCFANKPEVGTYLKAKVFAPGASLRWDALIKEATGEPLSAKFFAEEYVK, encoded by the coding sequence ATGAAATACATCGTTCTCTTTCTACCCATTCTCTTCTCGTTTGCATTGATATCCTGTTCGATGCGCAACGACGAGAAAGACTTACGCGCGTTCATTGACAGGCACCTCAAGATCTATGAGCCAAAGTTCAGGGCGATGAACCTTGCCGATTGGAATGCTAATGCAACAGGCGAAAAAAAATATTATGATGAAAGAGCAGCAATCGAAGTAGAGATCAACAAGATATATTCCAACAAGCATGAATATGAAAATTTAAAGGAATGGAAGGAAGCCGGTAACATTAAAGATCAGCTTCTCCAACGTCAGCTTATTCTCCTCTATAATAACTATGTAAAGAACCAAATGGACACGGCGCTTATGCGCAAAATCGTTGAGAAGAACGCAGAAATTGCCAACAAGTTTAACACATTTCGTCCAATTCTCGATGGCAAAGAAGTGGATGACAATACTATCAACAATATCCTGAAAAACGAAACCAATTGCACAAAACGCCAGAAGGCGTGGGAAGCAAGCAAAGAAGTCGGAAAAGCAGTTGCACCAATGGTGGTAGAATTAGTGAAACTTCGCAATGAAGCTGCGCATCAGTTGGGTTTTAAGAATTATTACGAAATGTCCTTAGCCACCAGTGAGCAGACTGTGAACGAAATCGTTTCTATTTTCGACGAATTGAAAACTCTCACTGATAAGCCGTTTAAAAAACTTAAAACCGAGATCGATGCAACTCTGGCAAAGAAGTACGGTATAAAACCGGAAAACATAATGCCCTGGCATTATCAAGACCGCTTTTTCCAGGAAGCGCCTCAGATGGGCTCGGTGAATCTTGATAAATACTTCAAAGGCAAGAAAATCGATGAACTTGGTCGAACATTCTACGCAAACATCGGTTTACCTGTAGACGACATTTTGAAGAATAGCGACATCTATGGACGAAAAGGGAAATACCAGCATGCGTTTGAGAACGACATTGATCGATCGGGTGATATCCGAGTTATGCTGAGTGTCATTGATAATCAGGACTGGATGAGTACGATGCTGCACGAATTAGGTCACGCTGCGTACAGCAAGAACGTTTCACGCGACCTCCCATTCCTCCTTCGCATCGAAACACATACATTCGTTACGGAAGCCATTGCCATGTTGATGGAACGGCAGCCAAGCAATGCCGACTGGCTACAAACGATGGTGGGCATCAGCAATAAAGACAAAGAAATGATCCGCGCTGTAGGACAGGAGAATTTACGGATGCATGCTCTTATCTTCTGCAGGTGGACACAGGTGATGATGAGGTTTGAGAAAGCTATGTATGAAAATCCCGATCAAGACTTGAATAAACTCTGGTGGTCTTTAGTGAAAGAATATCAAATGGTCACTCCACCGGAAGGTCGCAATGCACCGGATTGGGCGGCAAAAATTCACTTGGCACAATACCCAGCGTATTATCATAATTACCAGCTTGGTGAGTTGACAGCGTCTCAGCTTCAACATGAGATTGCAAAAAATGTATTAAAGCAAGAAAGTATGAACGAAGTTTGCTTTGCGAACAAACCGGAAGTCGGCACCTATTTGAAAGCAAAGGTATTTGCACCAGGCGCCAGTTTACGCTGGGATGCTTTGATAAAAGAAGCAACAGGAGAACCGCTCTCGGCGAAGTTCTTTGCAGAAGAATATGTAAAGTGA
- a CDS encoding SPFH/Band 7/PHB domain protein: MMEESGATLNGLWVVGGILIVFLFLIGIRIIRPTHRALIERLGKYNRFAQPGFQWIMPGIDKIYRINITEQMVDAEPQEIITNDNLNAVVDAQVYFKVKHDEENVKNSVYNVNDVNFQIVNLARTTLRNIIGTMTLKSANSERGRINDDLHKILIQETTNWGIDIVRTELKQIDPPKDVQETMNKIVKAENEKLAAVDFATAAETAADGKKRAAIKEAEGIRQARILAAEGEAEAIKLVNDAANKFFVGNAQLLKRLETVQVSLQHNAKIVVPANTELVNVIGELAGGILPLKKEK; the protein is encoded by the coding sequence ATGATGGAAGAATCAGGAGCGACCTTGAACGGTTTATGGGTTGTAGGTGGAATTCTTATTGTTTTTCTTTTTTTGATCGGTATCCGAATTATTCGCCCGACGCACAGAGCACTCATAGAACGCTTAGGAAAGTACAACCGCTTTGCGCAGCCCGGCTTTCAATGGATTATGCCGGGAATTGATAAAATATATCGGATCAATATTACAGAGCAGATGGTTGATGCCGAACCGCAGGAAATCATTACCAACGACAATCTGAATGCTGTCGTCGATGCGCAGGTTTATTTTAAAGTGAAGCACGATGAAGAAAATGTAAAGAACTCTGTCTATAACGTCAACGATGTGAATTTCCAGATAGTGAACCTTGCGCGCACCACGCTCAGGAATATCATCGGCACGATGACACTTAAATCCGCCAACAGCGAGCGCGGCCGCATCAACGACGATCTTCATAAAATTCTCATTCAAGAGACAACGAATTGGGGTATTGACATCGTCCGCACAGAATTAAAACAGATTGATCCGCCGAAAGATGTTCAAGAGACCATGAACAAGATTGTCAAGGCAGAAAACGAAAAACTTGCGGCAGTCGATTTTGCCACTGCCGCCGAAACAGCAGCAGATGGAAAGAAACGTGCTGCTATCAAGGAAGCAGAAGGAATTCGTCAGGCACGAATTCTTGCGGCTGAAGGTGAAGCAGAAGCAATTAAGCTTGTGAATGATGCTGCTAACAAATTCTTTGTTGGCAACGCGCAATTATTAAAACGTCTTGAAACCGTTCAGGTGTCTTTGCAGCACAACGCGAAAATTGTTGTACCGGCAAACACCGAACTGGTCAATGTTATTGGTGAATTAGCAGGCGGTATCTTACCGCTGAAGAAAGAGAAATAG
- a CDS encoding GNAT family N-acetyltransferase: protein MDITIRNVQFQDAEDITDIIREVGWFEHLKSESAQTTAERVRQHISHCLADDSHSAFVAEDEEHKVIGYSSVHYLPYFFLPGPEGYVSELFISAKARGQGVGTALLEQVIAEARRHGCARVSLINSRTRESYQRKFYEERGWKERTEVAAFVLPLI, encoded by the coding sequence ATGGATATCACGATACGCAACGTACAATTCCAGGATGCCGAAGATATAACCGATATTATCCGCGAAGTCGGCTGGTTCGAACATTTAAAATCTGAATCCGCTCAAACGACGGCAGAGCGTGTCCGTCAGCATATTTCCCACTGTCTCGCAGATGACAGCCATTCTGCTTTTGTCGCGGAAGATGAAGAACATAAAGTCATCGGATATTCCTCGGTGCATTATCTTCCTTACTTCTTTCTCCCTGGGCCGGAAGGATACGTTTCTGAACTTTTTATTTCTGCAAAAGCCCGCGGACAAGGTGTCGGCACGGCTTTGCTGGAACAAGTCATTGCAGAAGCACGAAGACACGGCTGTGCACGCGTATCACTCATTAACAGTCGAACTCGCGAATCCTATCAGCGCAAGTTCTATGAAGAGCGCGGCTGGAAAGAACGCACCGAGGTAGCAGCATTTGTATTACCGTTGATTTAG
- a CDS encoding response regulator transcription factor, which translates to MPNTILIIDDNAEFVSSLQMGLEAKGYAVASALNSINGWREMERCQPDIILVDWEMPGTNGIELVKLIKADLVHRSRYTIMITGHSGTKNIVRGLDAGADDYFDKRLELDELLARIRSGLRIRSLEERISEETRRSTALEMALSAADRIGNPIAAAKIYLQLLMKNTDVTKLHEVQESLHTIGDLLDEALNLINKLNPVESSPSIQAQDGKTINTLERQIKS; encoded by the coding sequence ATGCCGAATACCATACTAATCATAGATGATAATGCTGAATTCGTCTCTTCGTTGCAGATGGGTTTGGAAGCGAAAGGATATGCGGTAGCTTCTGCACTGAATTCGATCAACGGTTGGAGGGAAATGGAACGATGCCAACCAGATATTATTCTTGTTGATTGGGAAATGCCGGGAACGAACGGCATAGAATTAGTTAAGCTCATTAAAGCCGATCTTGTTCATCGCAGCCGCTATACAATTATGATTACTGGTCATTCTGGAACGAAGAACATCGTACGAGGATTGGATGCAGGTGCGGATGATTATTTTGACAAACGTCTTGAACTCGATGAATTGTTAGCACGGATTCGTTCGGGATTACGTATTCGCTCGCTCGAGGAGCGCATTTCGGAAGAGACAAGACGGTCAACGGCGCTGGAAATGGCGCTTTCTGCCGCAGATAGAATCGGCAACCCAATAGCCGCCGCGAAGATCTACCTACAATTGCTGATGAAAAATACGGACGTCACTAAACTTCATGAAGTTCAAGAATCTCTTCATACGATTGGTGATCTTTTAGATGAAGCTCTTAATCTTATCAATAAATTGAATCCCGTAGAATCCTCGCCATCGATCCAAGCACAGGATGGCAAAACGATAAATACACTGGAACGACAAATAAAATCTTAG
- a CDS encoding creatininase family protein — protein MNTRQYILSETNWKAVKSGSYKVAILPWGATEPHNYHLPYAADIIESEYISKESARIAWERGGKVIVLPAIPFGVNTGQLDIKLTINMKPSTQFIVLHDIVDSLHRHGLNKLVILNSHGGNDFKQMIRELKPQFPKMFICQINWYQILEQAKYFEERDDHAGEMETSVLLNIAPDLVLPLSEAGAGKEKKFKLRGLRERLAWAPREWTKASEDTGVGNPKKASVEKGKQFLLDVTNRIADFFVELSAADINDLYEE, from the coding sequence ATGAACACCAGACAATATATTCTTTCCGAGACCAATTGGAAAGCTGTCAAAAGCGGCAGTTACAAAGTTGCCATCCTTCCCTGGGGAGCAACCGAGCCGCACAACTATCATCTTCCCTATGCTGCTGACATTATAGAAAGCGAATACATTTCAAAAGAATCGGCACGAATAGCTTGGGAACGAGGTGGAAAAGTCATTGTTTTGCCGGCTATTCCTTTCGGCGTAAACACTGGTCAACTTGATATCAAGCTGACCATCAACATGAAACCAAGCACTCAGTTCATTGTTTTGCATGATATCGTGGACTCGCTTCATCGTCATGGATTGAACAAGCTAGTAATTCTGAATAGTCACGGCGGTAACGACTTCAAACAAATGATTCGCGAATTGAAGCCTCAATTTCCAAAAATGTTTATTTGTCAGATTAACTGGTATCAAATACTCGAACAGGCGAAGTATTTTGAGGAGCGCGACGATCATGCAGGCGAGATGGAGACGAGCGTGCTGTTAAATATCGCACCAGATTTGGTTCTACCATTATCTGAAGCAGGTGCAGGGAAAGAAAAGAAGTTTAAACTCCGAGGATTGCGTGAACGATTAGCGTGGGCACCGCGCGAATGGACGAAAGCATCAGAAGACACGGGTGTCGGTAATCCAAAGAAGGCTTCTGTAGAAAAAGGAAAACAATTCCTTCTCGATGTGACAAATCGCATTGCCGATTTCTTCGTAGAACTTTCAGCCGCCGATATAAACGATCTCTATGAAGAATAA
- a CDS encoding NAD-dependent epimerase/dehydratase family protein — protein sequence MSIKTILITGANGEIGHGLIEQLSEQGGMHIVAMDMLSIEESVRLRCHRIVTGDILDSHLLETLSTEHNFDTIYHLAALLSTRAERQPTLAHRVNVNGSMNLLEIAVTQSRLQGREIKFIYPSSIAVYGLPDIATKQRAGKIKEDQWLTPRTMYGINKLYTEQLGRYYAKFYRQLDAEPPKGQVDFRGVRFPGLISAATLPTGGTSDFAPEMLHMAAKNKPYTCFVREDTCIPFMAMPDAITALLNLQSAPREQLTRMIYNVGAFNPSASEIFQIIQKAFPKPSVTFASDYRRQAIIDSWPADVDDSAARTDWGWQPKYDMERAFAEYLIPAVRKRYALKE from the coding sequence ATGTCAATCAAAACCATTCTCATCACCGGTGCAAACGGCGAAATTGGTCACGGACTGATTGAACAATTGTCCGAACAAGGCGGCATGCACATCGTCGCAATGGATATGCTCTCCATCGAAGAATCAGTGCGATTACGTTGTCACCGGATCGTCACAGGAGATATTTTAGATTCACATTTACTAGAAACACTTTCTACCGAACATAACTTCGATACAATTTATCATCTTGCTGCGCTGCTTTCTACACGCGCCGAACGTCAACCGACATTGGCACATCGTGTGAACGTCAACGGCTCAATGAATCTTCTGGAAATCGCAGTCACGCAATCGCGTTTGCAAGGACGCGAAATTAAATTCATCTATCCAAGTTCTATCGCTGTTTATGGTCTTCCCGACATCGCAACTAAACAACGAGCCGGCAAAATCAAAGAAGATCAATGGCTGACGCCGCGCACGATGTACGGCATCAACAAACTGTACACTGAACAGCTTGGCAGGTATTATGCAAAATTCTATCGTCAATTGGATGCAGAGCCGCCCAAAGGTCAGGTTGATTTCCGCGGAGTGCGGTTCCCCGGACTGATTAGCGCGGCTACTCTGCCGACAGGAGGAACAAGTGACTTTGCTCCTGAGATGCTGCATATGGCAGCTAAAAATAAACCCTATACTTGTTTCGTTCGTGAGGATACATGTATTCCGTTTATGGCAATGCCCGACGCTATTACTGCGTTACTAAACCTTCAATCTGCTCCGCGCGAGCAACTGACAAGGATGATCTATAACGTAGGAGCTTTCAATCCATCGGCATCGGAAATATTTCAAATTATCCAGAAAGCGTTCCCGAAACCTAGTGTTACATTTGCATCTGATTACAGGCGTCAGGCAATTATCGACAGCTGGCCGGCAGACGTGGATGATTCTGCGGCGCGTACCGATTGGGGCTGGCAGCCGAAGTACGATATGGAACGAGCATTTGCAGAATATCTTATTCCCGCGGTGCGGAAACGATATGCTCTCAAGGAATAA
- a CDS encoding diphosphate--fructose-6-phosphate 1-phosphotransferase, whose amino-acid sequence MTKSVLQIARADYKPKLPAALTGNILIQEGAATQSIDHQQEISKMFPNTYGLPVLNIETGSKHLESPAIKVGVILSGGQAPGGHNVIAGLFDGLKAMNNNSQLFGFLGGPSGLVAGKYIELTAQLIDEYRNTGGFDIIGSGRTKLDEQSQFDKSLENCKKLGINAIVIIGGDDSNTNACVLAEYYKSINAGVQVIGCPKTIDGDLKNGMIETSFGFDTACKVYSELIGNLERDAMSAKKYWHFIKLMGRSASHITLECVLQTHSNYAIISEEVQEKRLTVNQIVEDIARVIKTRSDNNEDFGICLIPEGLIEFIPEIRILISELNDLIAHKAEFFNALETDDDKFQFINSHISADSSKAFNSFPKEIQTQLILDRDPHGNVMVSRIETEKLLIDMVSDKLKEWKAEGKFKGKFTALANFFGYEGRCAAPSNFDANYTYALGYVAAVIIESGKTGYMASIRNLTAPAEQWIAGGVPITMLMNMEKRHGCMKPVIQKALVKLDGKPFKEFAKNRAEWSIKSSYVFPGPIQYFGPSEVCDSTTKTLQLEKG is encoded by the coding sequence ATGACAAAAAGTGTGTTACAAATAGCAAGAGCCGACTATAAACCAAAATTACCAGCCGCCTTAACAGGCAACATATTGATTCAAGAGGGTGCTGCAACTCAATCTATTGACCATCAACAAGAAATTAGTAAGATGTTTCCAAATACCTACGGTTTACCGGTATTAAATATCGAAACCGGTTCAAAGCATTTGGAGTCACCTGCAATAAAAGTTGGGGTTATTCTTTCCGGAGGTCAGGCTCCAGGAGGACATAATGTAATTGCCGGGCTCTTTGATGGTTTAAAAGCTATGAATAACAACAGCCAATTATTCGGTTTCCTGGGCGGTCCTTCAGGATTAGTAGCCGGTAAATATATTGAACTGACTGCTCAACTGATTGATGAATACAGAAATACAGGAGGATTTGATATCATTGGCAGCGGCAGGACGAAGCTGGACGAACAATCACAGTTTGATAAAAGTCTCGAGAACTGCAAAAAACTTGGTATCAATGCTATCGTTATCATTGGGGGAGACGATTCAAACACAAATGCCTGCGTGTTGGCTGAATATTATAAGTCGATCAATGCCGGTGTGCAGGTCATAGGCTGCCCCAAAACCATTGATGGAGATTTGAAAAACGGCATGATCGAAACATCCTTTGGCTTTGATACGGCATGTAAGGTGTACAGTGAGCTTATTGGCAATCTCGAACGCGACGCTATGTCTGCAAAAAAATATTGGCATTTCATTAAACTCATGGGGCGTTCTGCTTCACATATTACACTCGAGTGTGTCCTTCAAACCCATTCAAACTATGCTATCATTTCTGAAGAAGTACAGGAAAAAAGACTGACAGTGAACCAGATTGTTGAAGACATTGCCAGAGTGATAAAAACACGCTCTGATAATAATGAAGACTTTGGGATTTGCCTGATACCGGAAGGTTTAATTGAATTCATACCTGAAATTAGAATATTGATTTCCGAGCTGAATGATTTAATAGCTCACAAAGCCGAATTTTTTAACGCTTTAGAGACCGACGATGATAAATTCCAGTTTATTAACAGTCATATAAGCGCTGATTCATCCAAAGCATTTAATTCCTTTCCAAAAGAAATACAGACTCAACTCATACTGGATCGCGATCCGCATGGCAATGTCATGGTTTCGCGTATTGAGACTGAAAAATTACTCATCGATATGGTCTCCGATAAACTGAAGGAATGGAAAGCCGAAGGAAAATTCAAAGGGAAATTTACTGCATTGGCAAATTTCTTTGGGTACGAAGGCCGCTGTGCTGCACCGTCTAATTTTGATGCCAACTATACCTATGCATTGGGGTATGTCGCTGCCGTCATTATTGAATCGGGAAAGACAGGGTATATGGCATCGATTCGAAATCTAACTGCTCCGGCTGAACAATGGATCGCCGGAGGTGTGCCAATTACCATGTTGATGAACATGGAAAAAAGGCACGGTTGCATGAAACCTGTTATTCAAAAAGCGCTGGTGAAATTGGACGGTAAACCATTTAAAGAATTTGCGAAAAACAGGGCCGAGTGGTCTATTAAGAGTTCCTATGTTTTTCCCGGACCGATCCAATACTTTGGGCCAAGTGAAGTATGCGATTCAACCACGAAAACCTTACAATTGGAAAAAGGGTAA
- a CDS encoding DUF4065 domain-containing protein has protein sequence MKLQSILSMTPPIQRDENNLNQVAATILSFVQELGVYHYNKLIYLFEYFHIKNFGKRYTQELFIKYPHGPVIINYKGHIESLVDKHIANTDITKLQTKRCLDEGYGGKISIYKAELTENFTFRDVMLLSFTRELCDKFSTMSVESLESFVYSTAPMKNYVNSLYKKETGGYILTSDCIKISDHRNPTTEGRRKALLHLQTYPEIDYAQHRQLAEEFAPLSSLRPSVA, from the coding sequence ATGAAATTACAATCAATCCTATCTATGACACCTCCTATTCAAAGGGATGAGAACAATCTCAACCAGGTAGCAGCAACTATTCTGTCTTTCGTTCAAGAATTGGGTGTCTACCATTACAATAAACTCATATACCTTTTTGAGTATTTCCATATAAAAAACTTTGGGAAGAGATACACACAAGAACTTTTCATAAAATATCCACACGGTCCTGTAATAATTAATTATAAGGGACATATTGAATCCTTAGTGGATAAACATATTGCAAATACCGATATCACAAAGTTGCAAACGAAACGTTGTTTAGATGAAGGTTATGGCGGTAAAATTTCTATTTATAAAGCTGAATTAACTGAGAATTTTACTTTTAGAGATGTAATGTTGCTTTCTTTCACAAGAGAACTTTGCGACAAGTTTTCGACCATGAGCGTCGAAAGTTTAGAATCGTTCGTATACTCGACTGCTCCGATGAAGAACTATGTGAATTCCCTATATAAAAAAGAGACGGGTGGATATATACTTACAAGTGATTGCATCAAAATATCGGATCATAGAAATCCGACTACTGAAGGTCGCCGAAAAGCATTACTTCATCTCCAAACCTATCCAGAAATCGACTACGCTCAACATCGACAGTTAGCTGAAGAATTTGCTCCTCTTTCCTCTCTAAGACCATCTGTTGCATGA
- a CDS encoding type II toxin-antitoxin system PemK/MazF family toxin gives MTNILQHPPKTGEVWSVDDDEVRLHVEGREEKGPRPVVILMAPQIDISKIGVANVVPLTTSSNPDALIIPITKGYEDIAQGFAPDNNSCAVVNFYQPIEIRFFRKYRGRLDETTQVMLKSVLQNRVIGIADFDFTV, from the coding sequence ATGACAAATATCTTGCAACATCCTCCGAAGACAGGCGAAGTGTGGTCAGTCGACGATGATGAAGTGAGACTTCATGTAGAAGGTAGAGAAGAGAAAGGACCGAGACCTGTTGTTATATTAATGGCTCCTCAAATTGATATTTCGAAAATTGGTGTTGCTAATGTTGTGCCTCTTACAACATCCTCCAACCCAGATGCGCTCATTATTCCGATTACGAAGGGTTATGAAGATATCGCTCAGGGATTTGCTCCCGACAATAATTCTTGTGCGGTGGTGAATTTCTACCAGCCAATAGAGATTCGCTTTTTTAGGAAGTATCGGGGAAGACTAGATGAAACTACACAGGTAATGCTTAAATCTGTTTTGCAAAATCGAGTGATCGGAATTGCCGATTTCGATTTTACTGTTTAG